In Palaeococcus ferrophilus DSM 13482, the genomic window TGCTGCCTCTTGAGCCTGCGTATCCTCTTCTTGATCCACTTCCACCTCATCCTTCCCTTCTTCTTCCACTTCCTTGGTCTCCTCTTCATGAGCATCACCCCTGTAATCGTCCAAGCTTGGCTTTCTTGGGGTGCCTTTTAAACTTTTCCCCACGGGCCTGAAAATAATCGGTTTTCGCCAACCTCCATTCTAAGGCTTTCTCACCCACCAAACGGACGTTTAAACTTCCCCCCAGAGGACAGTGCAACAATGATTTTTGGTGGTCCTTTTCAGCCCATCAACCATAGAATTAGTCCAAACCCCCATCGCAATCTTTTAATTATTGCGAAGGCATTGTTGAGGGTTTTTGATTACCTTCTCCATCCAAAAAGGACCCACAGCGAAGTTTCCAACAACCGGACGTTCACAACACAAATCAAAAACCCAAAAAGGGATGGGAGCGTAGAGGAAACGGTGGTGGTATGAAGGTAGCCTACGTCCAGATGAGACCTGTTCTCCTCGAGCCGGAACTCAACTATTCGAGGGCCGAGGAGCTCATAAGGGTGGCCGCGGACAAGGGTGCAAAGCTTATAGTCCTTCCGGAGCTCTTCGATACGGGCTACAACTTCAAGAGCAGGGAAGAGGTCGAGAGCGTAGCGGGCCAGATACCCGACGGTCCGACGACGGAGTTCTTAATGGAGCTCTCGAGAGAGCTGGGAGTTTTCATAGTGGCCGGAACCGCCGAAAAGGACGAGAGGGGGAGGCTCTACAACTCCGCGGTGATAACTGGCCCGATAGGGAGCGGCTACATAGGGAAGTACCGCAAGGTGCACCTCTTCTACCGCGAGAAGCTCTTCTTCGAGCCCGGCGACCTGGGCTTTCGCGTCTTCAACATCGGCACAGCGAAGGTGGGGGTCATGGTATGCTTCGACTGGTTCTTCCCCGAGAGCGCGAGAACGCTCGCCTTCAAGGGCGCCGAGATAATAGCCCACCCCAGCAACCTCGTGATGCCCTACGCGCCGAGGGCCATGCCGATAAGGGCACTCGAGAACCGTGTTTACACGGTAACCGCCAACAGGGTCGGTGAGGAGAGGGGCCTCAGGTTCATAGGTAAGAGCACGATAGCCTCTCCAAAGGCGGAAGTTCTGGCCATGGGGAGCGAAGAGGAGGAAGAGGTTGGGGTGGTCGAGATAGACCTCTCGCTGGCGAGAAACAAGAGGATAAACGAAATGAATGACGTCTTCAAGGACCGCCGGCCGGAGCACTACTCCCTCTGAGCTTCAGCTCCGCCACCCTCTTCTCCGGTTTTTTGAAGAGGATGACGTTCCCAACCCCTTCCATCCCGTGCTCCTCCATCGTTATCAACCCGTACTCCCTGAAGAAGACGCTCCCTATCGCAAGCTGCGTGGCTAAATCCCAGTAGTGGAAGTCAACATCGCTTATCTTTTTGAACCCCGGAAGGACGTAGTAGCCCCTCTTAAACGTCCCCCTCACGAAGTCGTAGCCCTCGTGCATCGAGGCTATGGTGTAGTTCTCCCTCCGCCCCTCGATGAGGAACTCCCTGTAACCGGCGCGGTAGAGAATCCAGTAAACCCTGTCCATGTCCTCTATGAGGAAAACGCCGTCGTCGCTTAGGATGGATGCCACGTTCGCGAAGAGCTTTACCGCGTCGAAGGGGTCGAAGTGCGGCATCGTGTAGCCCCAGAGAACCGCAACATCGTGCTCGCCCACGAGTCTCGCTGCCTCCCTCGCGTCGCCCTGGACGAGTTTGAGCTCGGGGCTTATTCCCGCTATTCCAAGCCACTCTTCCGCTTTTTCAAGGTCTTCCATTCGGGCGTCTAAAACCGTGAGAAGCCTCGCACCGGTCGCCTTCGCGAGGGCGACTCCGGCTATGCCCGTTCCGGCGCAGACGTCGAGGACTCTGCCTCCCTTTGGAAGGCTATCCGATATTGACTCGAAAAACTCCGCTATCCTCTCAAACCTCTCCCTCGCCCTCTCGTCCGCCGGGTTCATCCGCCAGTTTATGTGGCGGTAGAGCTCCTCGAGGGACATGGCATCACCACACTAGAGAGTGAGAGGGATAATTTAAGCCTATCGAAAGGATTAAATATTTCGTCAACTTACTTAGGTTGACAAGGTGGTGGTATGAAGGCCGGCCCGCCGAGGGTGTTATGGTGGCGGCCTCATGTGGGACGGAGACCTCTTGGAGAGGAGCATACTAATCCTCGTAACCGAAAAGGGGGTTTACACGCTCAACTACTCGTCAAGGAAGGGGATACTGCCTTAATGTCCCATCTTGGTGGTGCCAATGAGAGTTGAAGGCACAAAACCGGCTAACTTCTCAGGACTTCCACTTATTCTATTGGGGTTCTCATTCCTCCTGATAATCGGAGTTCCAAGACTTGCCAAGGATTGGTGGTACATCTCGCTCGTAGGCTGGCTCTTCCTCGCGGCTTCATGGGGAACATCGGTTGAGGTGGAAGGGGAAACATTGAGGCTCAAGTACGCCTTTGGCAAACTAACGATTAACGTTCCTCTCTCCGAAATAGAAGACGTTAAAGTAGTGAGCAAGCTTGAGAGAGCAGTCATGATAAGGGAATTTCCGGAATTGTACGTTTTAATCACTGCCAGTGCGCTGTTCGTCTTCCTTGACCTTTTGCTCCTTCCCAGCGGGCTTTTGGAGGGGTACTACTTTGGCGACATAGGCCTGATATTCTTCGGCGTTCTTTACCTCGCGGTTATGTCCCTGCCGTTCAATAGGATTAACATCGCCTTCCTCTTTGGAGTTCTTGATCTGTTCTTTGCGACACTTCTTATGAAGCTGAAAATGGGTTATGTTGATCCCGTATCTGTTTTGATCTGGGGTGTATTAGGTCTCCTTTTTGTTGCCGAGTATTACCGTAAGGACTACGTTGTGATAACAGCCCAAAGGGGAAAGTACCCCCTTATGGCCCAAAAGCCTGAGGTGTTACTAAAGTCCATAATTGGAGGTGTTCCCGGTGAGGCTTAAGCTCTCCGCCTTCCCCGTTAGAGGTGCCCCACTGTTCTTCCTCGCAATATCGCTCATTGGCGGTGCCTTTGGGGTTCTCCTTCAGGCATCCAACGGGTGGAACTTCGCGTGGTTCTTCCCCTACCTCCTGGTTTTCTCCGCCCCGCTGGGCGCGGAGCTCAATGGAAAGGAGCTCGTTCTCCTCCACGGTCTCGGCCTAATAAAGGAGAGAATCCCGCTAGATTCCATTGAGGAAGTCTCGATTCTCTCCCGCCTCGAGTACGGCACCGTGGCGAGACACTTCAAGGCCTATACCTCCGTGTGGGTTACTGCGGTGGTCCTCTCGATGGCTTATCTCCTTCTGCCCGGCGAGGAGAACCCCATCGGAGCTTACTTCGCCCCCCTTGTAATCTCCATGTACACACTCCTCTTCATGATTCTGACCCTACCGATGAAGCGGAAAGGGCCAATTTATCTCTCGGCCGTCCTTGCCCTGGCCTTTTTACTCCTCTACCCCCTCGTTACCATCGGCCCAGAAACCCTTGTCCCGGGCCTCGTGTTCGGTCTATTCATTTTGTGGGCCGTGAGAACTTTTCAGAGGGAGGAACTGATACTGCTGGTGGCCGATGGAAAGTCGTACCTGCTGGCCTACAGGGATGGGAATGAGTTCCTAAACCTGCTCAGGAGGGCCGCCAATGCTCAAGCTCCCTGAGGGGATGGAGAGGGTCTGGCTAATGAGGGCCAGGGGCATGCGCGAGGTGGAGATAGCCGAAACTCTAGGAATCTCGCGGCAGGCTGTGAACAAGGCCTTAAAAGATGCGAGGGTGAAACTCTTCGAGGCCTTCTTCGCCATAGCCGGGACGTTCTCATGGGATGTTGTGAGAGTCAACGCCGAGAAGGGGTTCGCAGTCTTCGCCGGGAAGGTTGGGGAGAGGAGAATTAGGGTCTACGCCTTCTACCTGCCTGGAAAGGGGGTTAGGGCCTTCTTCGGAGATGACATCCCCGATTACATCCTCCAGCACGCGGTCGAGGTTGGCATAACCAAAAGGCTGGATAAAAATGAGGTTATCAGGGCCCTCGAGGGTTAATCCCCCTCTCCAAGGGCCAGGATGAGCCTGAAGGTTTCCACAAGCAGGAGGGCCACCGCCCCGAGGACCATCGCGGAGAGCACGAGGCCGGAGTGAAGGCCGTAGGCGTTGTAGAGAACCACGTAGGCGGAACTCCCAACGATAAGGAACTGGACGAGCGTCATGATCTCAACCAGAACCTTCACGCCCTTTTTGCCCATGTTGGGAACTCTGCCGAGGAGCATCGGGTCCCTAGAAAGGTAGGTGAGCGCCGCCGGAAGTATTGACAATGCCAGCGGGAGAAGGAACGCACCCATAGATTTAGAGGCGAAATTGTCGGGCTCCCCCTCTACATTGAAGTGTATCGCAACGTTTTCGGGAAGCTTGCGCCAGCCAGTCCAGAGGAGAACCAGGTAGGCCACGACAAGGCCAACCTGAACCGCGAGGTATGGCGTTATGTCCAGGCCCTCGATGGGTTTGGGCGTCCCCTCGGCTGGCTCCCTCATGCCCTCCAGCTCCACCACCCTCCTGGCGATGCGGTAGCCCACAACGAATATCGCGAGTATTCCGGCGAGCATCACGACGGTTACCACGAGAAGGTCGCGAACACCCAAGCTGAGCGCGAAGAGGAGCACGCCAAGGGCCATGAAGGCCTTTCCACTGAAGGAATTGGCTTTTCTCCACGCCTCCTCCGACGCGAAGGTGTAGCCGATACGGAACCCCACTGCGAGATTCGGCCTGTTCCGAAAGAGGTACGTGAGCAGACCTGCCACGAAGATAACGGCCGAGATCACGGACCCAAAGACCACCTCGAACAGCTCAGTCCCAGCCATAGGTTTCACCCCCAAGCGCCCTCAGGGTCTCGTTTATGAGCCCCACCTCCGCTTCAAGCTCCTCAAGGACCTCCATCCCGAGCCTGGTGATGCGGTAGTACTTCCTCGGCCTCCCACTTACCTCAGCCCATACGCCCTCCACGAGGCCGTACCTCTCGAGACTCTTGAGGAGGTCGTAGAGTGTCCCCTCGCTCGGCACGAGCCTCCCCCCACTCAGCTCACTGAGTTTTTTTCTTATCGCGTAGCCGTGCATCTCCTCGTGCCTCCGCAGGAGGGAGAGCACCAGGTAGGAGTAGAGACCGGAGCGGAGGTCTTTCCTGAGCTTTTTCAGGGCCCTCTCCCTACCACTACCAAACAACTTTCCTCTCCTCCACCTCTCTCTTCGCCTCCCCAAGCGGGCGGAGCAAAAGGAGCGAGAAGGCCGCGAGAAGGGCGTAGCTTATCCAGAGATCAGCTGTGCTCGCCGTGAGCTGGTAGTGGGCCGCGAACGTGTCTATCAGACCGTGAATGGCGGAGATAACTATTAGTGCATGAAGGCCTCTCCCCTTCCTGTAGAAATAAGCGAGCGTTAGCCCCGTCCCCGCGTGGAAGAGTGTTGCCAGCGCGCGCTCCACGAAGGGGAGGTAGCTCACTCCAGCCGGGAGGGACATCAGGGCGGCGTTCACGATACCGATGATGGGGATGATAACGGCCTCGCCGACGCCAAAGCCCAGCCCCACGAAGAGGCCCTCTTTAAGGGTTCTTCTGCGGACAAAGAAGTACTTGAGGCCCTCCTGGAAGAGGCCGGCCACAATGCCGAGCCACACGGAAACCGCGAGGGCAAAGGATGCCCCCCCTCTCGATAACATCTGCGTTTGACTTTATGCCCATCGCTATGAGAGGGAGCTGCTGGAAGAGAGGCTGAACGAAGAGGGTGACGAGCACGAGGAAGGCACCCAGCAGGAGCTCGGCCCAGAGGGGTTTAAACCCGGCGAGCCTGAATAGGAGGAGCACGGCGATTCCGCCCAGAGCGGGAAGGAGGAAAGCAAGGAAGAGCGAGCTTTTTGGGGCGTTTGACTCAACGGCGTCAATCCATATCCCTGATAACCTCCCCTCGGAGTCCACCACGAGGCGGAGGGTTACCTCCGCTTTCTCGAACTCGAAAACGTAGTACTTCAAGGTGTAGCCTCCGGCGGAGCCTTCCCTTTCAAACCGGTACCCTTTAAGCTCCCCGTAAACCGCCAGCTTATCGCGGAAGGATTTGAAGGAGCGCTCGTCAAAGGCCTTCTCCATGGTCGGGTCGAGATGGGGCTTGAGCACGGAGTAGTTTCCGCTCGAGAGTGCCTCGAAGAGAACCTCACCGAGATCTTCGCAGACCGCGTAGGGCAGGAGGAGCAGAATCACGAGGAGGGGTATGACTCCCTTCATATTACTCACCTATACCTCGGACTTCGAGGTATTGTCGCGGTGAAAGTATAAAAAGCTAACGCAGGGGAAAGAAAAAGAGAATCGTCAGGACATGGGGCATATCCCCGTCCGCGGGTTGCATGGCGGGAACGGCGCTGGGCCCGGTTCCGGATCAGGTGTGGGCGATGGGGTGGGCTCCGGATCGGGCGAAGGGGATGGTCCGGGAATAGGGGACGGCTCAGGGGTGGGTGTGTCGGGAGCATGAACCTCCACATCCGCGTAGAGCGCTGTTAAATCGTAGTATCTCCCGTTGTACCTGAACTTCACGGGATTTTTATAGAACACCGCCCTCGCTGTCCTGTCCTTATGTTC contains:
- a CDS encoding nitrilase — encoded protein: MKVAYVQMRPVLLEPELNYSRAEELIRVAADKGAKLIVLPELFDTGYNFKSREEVESVAGQIPDGPTTEFLMELSRELGVFIVAGTAEKDERGRLYNSAVITGPIGSGYIGKYRKVHLFYREKLFFEPGDLGFRVFNIGTAKVGVMVCFDWFFPESARTLAFKGAEIIAHPSNLVMPYAPRAMPIRALENRVYTVTANRVGEERGLRFIGKSTIASPKAEVLAMGSEEEEEVGVVEIDLSLARNKRINEMNDVFKDRRPEHYSL
- a CDS encoding class I SAM-dependent methyltransferase; the protein is MSLEELYRHINWRMNPADERARERFERIAEFFESISDSLPKGGRVLDVCAGTGIAGVALAKATGARLLTVLDARMEDLEKAEEWLGIAGISPELKLVQGDAREAARLVGEHDVAVLWGYTMPHFDPFDAVKLFANVASILSDDGVFLIEDMDRVYWILYRAGYREFLIEGRRENYTIASMHEGYDFVRGTFKRGYYVLPGFKKISDVDFHYWDLATQLAIGSVFFREYGLITMEEHGMEGVGNVILFKKPEKRVAELKLRGSSAPAGGP
- a CDS encoding RNA polymerase sigma factor sigma-70 region 4 domain-containing protein: MLKLPEGMERVWLMRARGMREVEIAETLGISRQAVNKALKDARVKLFEAFFAIAGTFSWDVVRVNAEKGFAVFAGKVGERRIRVYAFYLPGKGVRAFFGDDIPDYILQHAVEVGITKRLDKNEVIRALEG
- a CDS encoding SdpI family protein, giving the protein MAGTELFEVVFGSVISAVIFVAGLLTYLFRNRPNLAVGFRIGYTFASEEAWRKANSFSGKAFMALGVLLFALSLGVRDLLVVTVVMLAGILAIFVVGYRIARRVVELEGMREPAEGTPKPIEGLDITPYLAVQVGLVVAYLVLLWTGWRKLPENVAIHFNVEGEPDNFASKSMGAFLLPLALSILPAALTYLSRDPMLLGRVPNMGKKGVKVLVEIMTLVQFLIVGSSAYVVLYNAYGLHSGLVLSAMVLGAVALLLVETFRLILALGEGD
- a CDS encoding PadR family transcriptional regulator; its protein translation is MFGSGRERALKKLRKDLRSGLYSYLVLSLLRRHEEMHGYAIRKKLSELSGGRLVPSEGTLYDLLKSLERYGLVEGVWAEVSGRPRKYYRITRLGMEVLEELEAEVGLINETLRALGGETYGWD